Proteins found in one Saccharopolyspora phatthalungensis genomic segment:
- a CDS encoding 5'-3' exonuclease, with protein MFGFFARVRAGARSLEDAPEIIVVFDGQEGAADRRTLMPGYKPPVAGDEEVFADLPLLYKGLELLDIPCAEYPCREADDIIASFIAANPGREHVIMSTDKDFYQLLSNQVSALNTQRRADRRRIDADEVYDTYAVTPHQWCDYRALTGDKSDNIPGVRGIGPKTASRLLADGAHLEDLAGLDRLTGRTGTLIRECWDDLLLWRTLIQLRTDIPLPAVTSPGAPTTPFAAPEIVGELGLWN; from the coding sequence GTGTTCGGGTTTTTCGCCCGCGTACGCGCTGGCGCACGCAGCCTTGAGGACGCTCCGGAGATCATTGTCGTCTTCGACGGCCAGGAAGGCGCCGCAGACCGCCGTACTCTCATGCCCGGCTACAAGCCGCCAGTTGCCGGTGACGAGGAGGTCTTTGCCGACCTACCGCTCCTCTACAAAGGCCTGGAACTGCTGGACATTCCCTGTGCTGAATATCCGTGCCGGGAGGCCGACGACATCATCGCCTCCTTCATCGCCGCGAACCCAGGACGCGAACACGTGATCATGTCTACCGACAAGGACTTCTATCAACTGCTATCGAACCAAGTGTCCGCATTGAACACCCAACGACGCGCGGACCGGCGGCGCATCGACGCAGACGAGGTCTACGACACCTACGCTGTTACACCGCACCAATGGTGCGACTACCGCGCCCTCACCGGAGACAAGTCGGACAACATTCCCGGAGTCCGTGGAATCGGCCCCAAGACAGCAAGCCGACTCCTCGCCGACGGAGCTCATCTGGAAGACCTCGCCGGGCTTGATCGCCTCACCGGTCGCACCGGAACCTTGATCCGAGAATGCTGGGACGACCTTCTTCTCTGGCGAACGCTCATCCAGCTCCGCACCGACATCCCCCTGCCGGCCGTCACCAGCCCGGGTGCACCTACTACTCCGTTCGCCGCACCAGAAATCGTCGGCGAACTTGGCCTGTGGAACTAA
- a CDS encoding IS701 family transposase, protein MLPAELDAVRDRLEEFAGEVFTSFVRSEQRANGGLYLRGLMLDGRRKSMQPMAERLGVDHQRLQQFITSSTWDYAVVRRRLAARAVQVVCPEAFVLDDTGHLKDGEASPGVARQYTGTAGKVTNCQVAVSVHAVTDACSAALDWRLFLPQSWDDECATGAEAERIAARRARCGIPEDQGYRPKWRLVLEMLDELAAWGHIPPVVVGDAGYGDNATFRCELGARGLPYVMAVKAAATAHPADAEPVAASYSGRGRRPAPRYQDTPATLRDLVLAAGRTGLRWVTWRQGTKKTQGNPTAAMRSRFLALRVRPANRDIPREADGSLPVCWLLVEWPPREPEPTDYWISTLPEDTPVRELVRLAKIRWRIEHDYRELKTGLGLTHFEGRSFTGWHRHVTLTSAAHLFLTELRLTSPKAPGAA, encoded by the coding sequence ATGCTGCCGGCTGAGCTTGACGCTGTCCGTGACCGTTTGGAGGAATTCGCGGGTGAGGTGTTCACGTCGTTCGTCCGTAGTGAGCAGCGGGCGAATGGTGGGCTGTATCTGCGGGGGCTGATGCTGGACGGGCGGCGTAAGTCGATGCAGCCGATGGCCGAGCGGTTGGGGGTGGATCATCAGCGGTTGCAGCAGTTCATCACGTCCTCGACGTGGGATTATGCGGTGGTGCGGCGGCGGTTGGCGGCGCGGGCGGTGCAGGTGGTGTGCCCGGAGGCGTTCGTGCTGGATGACACCGGGCATCTCAAGGACGGCGAGGCCTCGCCGGGGGTGGCCCGGCAGTACACCGGCACGGCGGGCAAGGTCACCAACTGCCAGGTCGCGGTGAGCGTGCACGCGGTCACCGATGCCTGTTCGGCCGCGCTGGACTGGCGGTTGTTTCTCCCGCAGAGCTGGGATGATGAGTGCGCGACCGGCGCCGAGGCCGAACGCATCGCCGCCCGGCGGGCACGTTGCGGCATTCCTGAGGATCAGGGGTATCGCCCGAAGTGGCGGCTGGTGTTGGAGATGCTCGACGAACTGGCCGCCTGGGGGCACATTCCGCCGGTGGTGGTCGGTGATGCCGGCTACGGCGATAACGCGACCTTCCGGTGCGAACTGGGCGCACGAGGACTGCCGTATGTGATGGCCGTCAAGGCGGCCGCCACCGCTCATCCCGCAGACGCCGAGCCGGTGGCCGCGTCGTATTCCGGCCGGGGACGGCGGCCCGCACCCCGCTACCAGGACACGCCCGCCACGTTGCGGGATCTCGTGCTCGCCGCCGGACGCACGGGCCTGCGGTGGGTGACCTGGCGGCAGGGAACCAAGAAAACCCAGGGCAATCCCACCGCTGCGATGCGCTCTCGGTTCCTGGCCCTGCGGGTGCGGCCGGCCAACCGCGATATTCCCCGGGAGGCTGACGGCAGTCTGCCGGTGTGCTGGCTGCTGGTCGAATGGCCGCCCCGCGAGCCCGAACCCACCGACTACTGGATCTCCACCCTGCCCGAGGACACCCCGGTGCGTGAGCTGGTGAGGCTGGCCAAGATCCGGTGGCGCATCGAACACGACTACCGGGAACTCAAGACCGGGCTCGGGCTCACCCACTTCGAAGGGCGTTCCTTCACCGGCTGGCACCGCCACGTCACCCTCACCTCCGCCGCCCATCTGTTCCTCACCGAACTCCGGTTGACCAGCCCAAAAGCACCTGGGGCGGCCTGA
- the ltrA gene encoding group II intron reverse transcriptase/maturase — MSGPQDKPFDISKQLVWEAYRRVRANQGAAGVDGVSIEEFEKDLRNNLFKIWNRMSSCSYFPPLVKAVEIPKPGGTRMLGVPTVGDRIAQTVVAMALETRTESIFHDDSYGYRPGRSALQAVQRCRQRCWKKDWVLDLDVEKFFDSVDHALMVKAVEANTDQRWVVLYVKRWLVAPLQLPDGTLQARDRGTPQGSAVSPVLANLFMHYAFDLFLAREFPAVQFERYADDAVVHCATERQAREVWAALAERLDSVGLRLHPDKTKIVYCKDAKRRGSFEQVSFTFLGYAFRPRKARQKDGRFYTGFLPGVSPAALKAMGQQVRTWRIHLRTGLDLKELADWINPIVSGWITYYGRFYQSALYPFLRRINTYVMRWAQKKYKRLRSFKRFKAWWTGLVEREPGLFTHWACTSLF, encoded by the coding sequence ATGTCAGGTCCGCAGGACAAACCGTTTGATATTTCAAAGCAGCTGGTGTGGGAGGCATACAGGCGAGTCAGGGCGAACCAGGGCGCGGCCGGAGTGGATGGTGTGTCGATCGAGGAGTTCGAGAAGGATCTCCGGAACAATCTGTTCAAGATCTGGAACCGGATGTCCTCGTGCAGCTACTTCCCTCCGCTGGTCAAGGCGGTGGAGATCCCCAAGCCTGGGGGCACGCGAATGCTCGGCGTGCCCACGGTAGGTGATCGCATTGCGCAGACGGTGGTCGCGATGGCGTTGGAAACCCGCACCGAGTCGATCTTTCATGATGACTCCTACGGGTATCGGCCTGGGCGGTCAGCGTTGCAGGCGGTCCAGCGGTGCCGGCAACGGTGCTGGAAGAAGGATTGGGTTCTCGATCTTGATGTCGAGAAGTTCTTCGACTCTGTGGATCACGCTCTCATGGTCAAGGCCGTGGAGGCGAATACCGATCAACGTTGGGTGGTATTGTATGTGAAGCGGTGGCTTGTCGCGCCGCTTCAACTGCCCGATGGGACCTTGCAAGCGCGAGATCGAGGAACCCCACAGGGCTCTGCGGTTTCGCCCGTGCTGGCGAACCTTTTCATGCATTACGCGTTCGATCTGTTTCTCGCTCGGGAGTTCCCGGCTGTGCAGTTCGAGCGCTATGCCGACGATGCGGTGGTGCACTGCGCGACCGAGCGTCAAGCCCGTGAGGTATGGGCCGCGCTCGCTGAGAGGCTGGACAGCGTCGGATTGCGGTTGCATCCCGACAAAACCAAAATAGTGTACTGCAAGGACGCGAAACGGCGGGGCTCGTTCGAGCAAGTGTCGTTCACGTTCCTGGGGTATGCGTTTCGTCCTCGCAAGGCACGGCAGAAGGATGGCCGGTTCTATACCGGCTTTCTGCCGGGCGTCAGCCCCGCTGCGCTCAAGGCGATGGGGCAGCAGGTCCGCACATGGCGGATACACTTACGCACCGGACTCGACCTGAAAGAGCTCGCCGATTGGATCAATCCGATCGTGTCGGGCTGGATCACGTACTACGGCCGGTTCTACCAGTCTGCGTTGTATCCCTTCCTGCGACGTATCAACACCTACGTGATGCGGTGGGCCCAAAAGAAGTACAAGCGGCTGCGCAGCTTCAAACGCTTCAAAGCGTGGTGGACCGGGCTCGTCGAACGAGAACCCGGACTATTCACACACTGGGCGTGCACAAGCCTGTTCTAA
- the ltrA gene encoding group II intron reverse transcriptase/maturase — translation MTEAALAEETRNHATVGQVGKKRMQVRKAHSLIGQIHDPRNVVRAWERVRANRGAGGVDRVSIDRFDCEQDRYLTVLRQRLADGRYRPQPVRRVEIDKPGSTAKRPLGIPTVMDRVCQQAIRQVLEPIFEPTFSEVSFGFRPKRSAHMAMRRIWGQLQAGGRWIVDADIADFFGTISHDRLVSLVAERVADGKVLSLIRQILTAGALRDGVYESTVAGTPQGGVISPLLSNIYLHVFDERMERAGFQVTRYADDWLAVCRTREEAERALASACAVLEELGLRIHPEKTRIVHVSQGFEFLGYKIGLGKGLRFKQGGIGLYAIPRQQSIDRFKDKVRALTRRRIAVPLEELIDMLNPVIRGWGMYYRRANVRRLFNRLNMWIVRRIWGWRFKRWRNAGWRTLPEKRLYGEYGLVNLLQLIPSMRDYYRQKGYTH, via the coding sequence ATGACCGAGGCGGCGTTGGCTGAGGAGACTCGGAATCACGCAACGGTGGGCCAGGTAGGAAAGAAACGTATGCAGGTGCGGAAGGCGCACTCGCTGATCGGTCAGATCCACGATCCACGCAATGTGGTGCGGGCGTGGGAGCGTGTGCGAGCGAACCGAGGTGCGGGTGGTGTGGATCGGGTCAGTATTGACCGGTTCGACTGCGAGCAGGATCGCTATCTCACGGTATTGCGACAGCGGCTGGCTGATGGGCGTTATCGTCCGCAGCCGGTGCGTCGGGTGGAGATCGATAAGCCAGGATCGACGGCCAAACGTCCACTGGGGATTCCTACGGTCATGGACCGGGTATGCCAGCAGGCGATACGGCAGGTGCTGGAGCCGATTTTCGAGCCGACGTTCTCCGAGGTCAGCTTCGGGTTTCGTCCGAAGCGGTCGGCGCACATGGCGATGCGTCGGATCTGGGGACAGTTGCAGGCGGGTGGGAGATGGATCGTTGACGCGGACATCGCCGATTTCTTCGGGACGATCTCGCATGACAGGCTCGTATCCCTTGTGGCGGAACGAGTTGCCGACGGTAAAGTGTTGAGTCTGATACGTCAGATTCTCACGGCCGGAGCGCTGCGGGACGGCGTCTACGAAAGCACGGTCGCGGGCACGCCTCAGGGCGGAGTCATTAGTCCTTTGCTCAGCAATATTTATCTGCACGTTTTCGACGAGCGGATGGAGCGGGCTGGATTCCAGGTGACCAGGTATGCCGATGATTGGCTGGCAGTCTGCCGGACTCGGGAGGAAGCGGAGCGGGCGCTGGCGAGCGCCTGTGCGGTGCTGGAGGAACTGGGTCTGCGGATTCATCCGGAGAAAACCAGAATCGTGCACGTCAGTCAGGGGTTCGAGTTCTTGGGCTACAAGATCGGCTTGGGCAAGGGTTTGCGCTTCAAACAAGGTGGTATTGGTTTGTATGCGATTCCCCGGCAGCAGTCGATCGACCGGTTCAAGGACAAGGTGCGCGCGTTGACACGGCGGCGCATCGCGGTGCCTCTGGAAGAGTTGATCGACATGCTGAACCCGGTGATTCGAGGATGGGGCATGTATTACCGGCGCGCGAACGTGCGCAGGTTGTTCAATCGACTCAACATGTGGATCGTGCGACGAATCTGGGGATGGCGGTTCAAACGATGGCGAAACGCCGGATGGCGCACGCTGCCGGAGAAACGCCTCTACGGTGAATATGGCCTGGTCAACCTGCTGCAACTGATTCCCAGCATGCGCGATTACTACCGCCAGAAGGGCTATACCCATTGA
- a CDS encoding IS3 family transposase has translation MTTAFTELRAAQVSVRRSCELTGIARATHYRRAKPQGPVHGPWLPRSPPPATLTEDERQAVLDLLASPGYQDLAIPQVWARELDEGRYHCSVSTMYRIARAAGQVRERRRQATHPPRTRPELLAHGPSQVWSWDITALKGPVKGVWYKCYVVMDIFSRYVTGWLVAAAEDSVVAKEFLGEAITRNGIEPHTIHADRGGAMVSKPVSELLTDLGVLRSHSRPRTSNDNPYSEAQFKTMKYVPDFPGRFGSLEDARAFCDGFFLGYNHEHRHSGIGLHTPASVHFGTAEQIRTQRQTTLDRAHAAHPERFTRRPNPPALPQTAWINQPTEDQQPVH, from the coding sequence ATGACCACCGCGTTCACCGAACTCCGCGCAGCGCAGGTCTCGGTGCGTCGCTCGTGTGAGCTGACCGGGATCGCCCGCGCCACCCATTACCGGCGGGCCAAGCCACAGGGCCCGGTGCATGGTCCGTGGCTGCCGCGTTCCCCTCCGCCGGCGACCCTGACCGAGGACGAACGGCAGGCCGTGCTGGACCTTCTGGCTAGTCCTGGCTACCAGGATTTGGCGATCCCGCAGGTCTGGGCGCGGGAACTCGACGAGGGGCGCTATCACTGCTCGGTTTCCACGATGTACCGCATCGCCCGCGCCGCCGGACAGGTCCGGGAGCGCCGGCGGCAAGCCACCCATCCGCCCCGCACACGCCCGGAACTTCTCGCGCACGGACCCTCCCAGGTGTGGTCCTGGGATATCACCGCGCTCAAAGGCCCGGTGAAAGGGGTCTGGTACAAGTGCTATGTCGTGATGGACATTTTCTCCCGGTACGTGACCGGCTGGCTGGTCGCCGCAGCCGAAGACTCCGTCGTAGCCAAAGAATTCCTCGGCGAGGCCATCACGCGCAACGGCATCGAGCCGCACACGATCCACGCCGACCGGGGCGGGGCCATGGTGTCCAAACCCGTCTCCGAACTCCTGACCGACCTCGGTGTCCTGCGGTCACATTCCCGCCCGCGTACCTCCAACGACAACCCCTATTCCGAGGCCCAGTTCAAGACCATGAAGTACGTGCCGGACTTTCCCGGCAGGTTCGGGTCATTAGAGGACGCCCGCGCCTTCTGCGACGGTTTCTTCCTGGGCTACAACCATGAACACCGTCACTCCGGTATCGGCCTGCACACCCCTGCCTCCGTCCACTTCGGAACAGCCGAACAGATCCGCACCCAACGGCAAACCACCCTCGACCGCGCCCACGCCGCACACCCCGAACGCTTCACCCGCCGCCCCAACCCACCAGCACTACCCCAAACGGCCTGGATCAACCAACCCACCGAAGATCAGCAACCAGTCCACTAA
- a CDS encoding transposase translates to MSTSSSDRSGDPSRQSDPAARPSRRVFSPEYKLAIVAEYENAPNGEKGAILRREGLYSSHVIEWTRARDAGVFSAGSAGGAGWAAPKRSKKTAEQLELEKLRRENEKLKSDLGKTRMALDIMGKAHALLEDLSESAGSDEPPRTS, encoded by the coding sequence GTGTCCACTTCATCATCTGACAGGTCCGGCGACCCGAGCAGGCAGTCTGATCCTGCCGCGCGGCCGTCGCGGCGGGTGTTCAGCCCGGAGTACAAGCTGGCGATCGTCGCTGAGTATGAGAACGCTCCGAACGGGGAGAAGGGCGCGATCCTGCGGCGGGAGGGTTTGTATTCCTCCCACGTCATCGAGTGGACGCGTGCCCGTGACGCCGGCGTTTTCTCCGCCGGCTCCGCCGGTGGTGCCGGCTGGGCGGCGCCGAAGCGGTCGAAGAAGACCGCCGAGCAGTTGGAGTTGGAGAAGCTGCGCCGGGAGAACGAGAAACTAAAGTCTGATCTGGGCAAGACCCGGATGGCGTTGGACATCATGGGAAAAGCGCACGCGCTCTTGGAAGATCTGTCCGAGAGCGCGGGCAGCGACGAGCCGCCGAGGACATCATGA
- a CDS encoding transposase: MPPRKRRSFTAEFKVEAAHRVIDSGRTIAEVARELGLNDGLLNNWVKDERRRIAAAEVQGEKPLEAAERAELLRLRRQVAELEKDNAFLVKASAYFAAMQKKPNGSI; this comes from the coding sequence ATGCCTCCTCGTAAGCGTCGGTCGTTCACGGCCGAGTTCAAGGTCGAGGCTGCGCATCGTGTGATCGATTCCGGCCGCACGATCGCTGAAGTAGCTCGTGAGTTGGGTCTCAACGACGGGTTGCTGAATAACTGGGTCAAGGATGAGCGGCGCAGGATCGCCGCGGCCGAGGTCCAGGGCGAGAAACCTTTGGAGGCGGCGGAGCGGGCCGAGTTGCTGCGGTTGCGCAGACAGGTCGCCGAGTTGGAGAAGGACAACGCGTTCCTGGTAAAAGCCTCGGCGTACTTTGCCGCGATGCAGAAGAAACCCAACGGTTCGATCTGA
- a CDS encoding IS3 family transposase — MAKYAGPDTLAETGTDTNSGGGKAGRFSVRRMARLLGVSASGYYAHVKRAAATVLTPRAQRRADLEVKITQIHKESGGTYGSPRITAELRARGEVVSEKTVAKIMAGIGMEGISPRTFKVKTTVADPHASFPPDLIDREFDQGRLDAVWLTDITYLSCGEGEMYLCAVRDGHSRKVLGYSISEHIGSEMVTEAIDAAVATRGGRCRGTILHSDRGGEYTGGLTVQACFRHGLRRSMGATGISLLTG; from the coding sequence ATGGCCAAGTACGCCGGCCCCGACACGCTCGCCGAGACCGGCACCGACACCAACAGCGGTGGAGGCAAGGCCGGGCGGTTCTCGGTGCGTCGCATGGCGCGACTTCTGGGCGTGTCGGCCTCGGGCTACTACGCGCATGTCAAACGCGCGGCGGCTACCGTGCTGACACCACGCGCACAGCGCCGGGCGGACCTCGAGGTGAAGATCACCCAGATACACAAGGAGTCCGGCGGCACCTACGGGTCACCCCGCATCACCGCCGAACTGCGTGCGCGGGGCGAGGTGGTCAGCGAGAAGACCGTCGCCAAGATCATGGCCGGCATCGGGATGGAGGGCATCAGCCCGCGCACATTCAAGGTGAAAACCACCGTGGCCGACCCGCATGCGTCGTTCCCACCGGACCTCATCGACCGGGAATTCGACCAAGGCCGCCTGGACGCGGTGTGGCTGACCGATATCACCTACCTGTCCTGCGGTGAGGGCGAGATGTATCTGTGCGCGGTCCGGGACGGTCATTCCCGGAAAGTGCTCGGCTACAGCATCTCCGAGCACATCGGCTCGGAGATGGTCACCGAGGCCATCGACGCCGCTGTCGCTACCCGAGGCGGCCGGTGTCGTGGCACGATCCTGCATTCCGACCGTGGCGGGGAGTACACCGGTGGCCTGACCGTGCAGGCGTGTTTCCGGCACGGGCTGCGCCGGTCGATGGGCGCGACCGGGATCTCCCTCTTAACCGGCTAA
- a CDS encoding tyrosine-type recombinase/integrase: MAGTSVPLGIEAGLRLEERDGGWALAGPAASRFGLVDEYLAYLADRNYSPKTVRAYGYDVLAFCRWLVVEEQPLPEVTTEVLLRFLRACREATVAGRPGPNVVTLSGRRMDQYAPTTINRRLAAISGLFAFAAMRDPDVKNPVPRGKEARWLVAGERSGMLAHTVRRPKTRSSLRLREPRRLPTALSQSDAAELLASFHAWRDRAIAGLMLYCGLRSAEVLGLDVVDADIGGRWLRVVGKGQRERRVPLDADVASVIQVYLLAERPESASARLFLVAKGPNRGQPLTAAGLRTIFRYHRGLTGVVGGHPHALRHTFGTALAEAGVDLAVMQALLGHAHVDTTARYIHLAPAHVKAEFDAARDRIRSQ, from the coding sequence ATGGCTGGTACGTCTGTTCCTTTGGGTATCGAGGCCGGTCTTCGGCTTGAGGAACGGGACGGTGGCTGGGCGTTGGCCGGGCCGGCCGCGTCGCGGTTCGGGTTGGTGGATGAGTACCTGGCGTATTTGGCCGATCGGAACTATTCACCGAAGACCGTGCGTGCCTATGGATACGACGTGTTGGCGTTCTGCCGGTGGCTCGTCGTTGAGGAGCAGCCGTTGCCGGAGGTGACCACGGAGGTGTTGTTGCGGTTCTTGCGTGCCTGCCGGGAGGCTACGGTTGCGGGCAGGCCGGGGCCGAACGTGGTCACGTTGTCGGGCCGTCGGATGGATCAGTATGCCCCCACGACGATCAATCGGCGGTTGGCGGCGATCTCGGGTTTGTTCGCGTTCGCCGCGATGCGGGATCCGGACGTGAAAAACCCAGTCCCCAGAGGCAAGGAGGCCCGCTGGCTGGTAGCGGGTGAGCGCAGCGGGATGCTCGCGCACACCGTCCGTCGGCCGAAAACCCGTTCGTCGCTTCGGCTCCGGGAGCCTCGTCGTCTGCCCACGGCGCTGTCGCAGTCGGATGCGGCGGAGCTTCTGGCGAGTTTTCATGCGTGGCGGGACCGGGCGATCGCGGGCTTGATGCTGTATTGCGGGCTGCGTTCCGCCGAGGTGCTGGGCCTGGACGTCGTCGACGCCGATATCGGCGGCCGATGGCTGCGGGTGGTCGGTAAGGGCCAGCGGGAACGCCGGGTCCCGCTGGATGCCGACGTCGCTTCGGTGATCCAGGTGTATTTGCTGGCCGAGCGGCCCGAATCCGCAAGCGCCCGTCTGTTTCTCGTGGCCAAGGGGCCGAACCGGGGCCAGCCGTTGACTGCGGCCGGGTTGCGCACGATCTTCCGCTATCACCGTGGGCTTACCGGCGTCGTCGGCGGGCATCCTCACGCGCTGCGACACACCTTCGGCACCGCCCTGGCCGAAGCGGGGGTCGATCTCGCGGTGATGCAAGCGTTGCTCGGACACGCTCATGTCGACACCACCGCCCGTTACATCCATTTGGCTCCGGCGCATGTGAAAGCAGAATTCGATGCCGCTCGCGATCGCATCCGCTCCCAGTGA